Within Apostichopus japonicus isolate 1M-3 chromosome 23, ASM3797524v1, whole genome shotgun sequence, the genomic segment TGCAAGATTGTGCTAATGATATACTCTATGTGTGGTGGAAAGGGTAGTGCAACCCATAGTACTGTAAATTGTCTAGTTTCCCTGCTGAAAGCAACAAATCCACCACCTGAATCATTTACCCCTGACTGCTATTGGGAGGCATGGGCACACCCGGTAGGGGACACCTCTCCCCTTGGAACCCTCCTTGCACAACTTAACAtcttaaccccctcccccccccccccaccttcccagAGTTCACTGTCACATTAACAATGCAAGAGGAAGACAGCTTTAGATGTAGTTTTGTgtgtattgatatatatatatattaatcataatttCCTAAAgttttataactatatatatgatGACTTGCTTTTAAGAATAATCTTAATACGTAGTGTCTTAGATATTTAATATTCCTCTGGTCAACTACTGAGGCATACAAAACTTGTGTGTACAAAACTTCTGCgtcaaggaaaataaaacaacttgaTTACGTCATTGTTTAGATTTATGACACCCACGGTTGACCTGCATAACTGACAACAAACAGAAGGAAAGAAAACGGGCTTTTCTTAGCGTCTTAGTACCATTGGATAATGAACGTTAAGTAATTAACTATGTAGTTCTATTAAAACTCTGAATCCAAACCTAATAAATCGCCACACTAGATAAAATAACAGAGAGGGGTAAACCTTTGTTGCCCTGCAACTGTTAAAAAGTTTATTTTACTCTTAAACTCTACTGTAATGAGTCTTCCAACTTGtgtaaacatttaaaagaatagtccaggtcaaaatttctttttgattaTGCTGCAGAGGCACATAGTCACTCTCAGCATGcgagtgaaatttgcattcaattcctatgtactgtttttgagatattgacagttgaagttatctgatattcttcCAAAAGTGAACTAGAATCAAACAGGTTTGATGTCATAGtggcacactgacaaataatgttttgttttgttcttgattttttagtctattgatttgaccttggataGGATAGGGTTTCTAGTTTGTCTAAgggggatgtgaagtttataacataccaatacctatggtacattcacattatggatgcatccaaatgtacagtataaaactagacataaattttaaaggaaaacaaacattttgtatcAGTGTGCAACCATGAAGTCACACCTgattgctccaagttcacttttggtatgaaaaggtggcaacttcaactgtcaatatctcaaaaacggtacataggaattgaatgcaaatttcatcagaatacttagattatgttcctctttaacatttaaatttacatataaatttTGACCTGGATTATTCTTTTCATCATGTTAACAACATTGATAGTCCTCCAAGTTCTCTCGCTGAtgaggcttctctcctgtatccGTCTATACATGTGTTCTGTCATAGGACTTTCTTACTCCCAGAACGAGCAAACAGTTAGTTACAATAACTACATACACAAGACTTCTCTCCTATATCTGTTCGTCATAAATGTAAATTCAGATTTAGccaaaattttgtcaaaataatCACATTTTGATGAAGGTTACTCtcatgtgttctttcatgtgcCCAGATTTGAGAAAACTCTTCTCGTACTGTAGCTGCTAACATTGCTCTCCTGTGTGTTTTCTTTCATGAATCTTCAAGTTTCCAGAGTAAGCAAATTTTTTGGCCACAGTAGTTCCAGTGATAGACCTACCTTCTGAATGAATTCTTTCATGTCTCTTCAAGTTATCAGCTCGTAAAAATGCTTTGTCACAGAGAGCGCACTGATGAGGCTTCTCTCCTGAATGtattctttcatgtttcttcaACTTGCCAGATGCAGAAAACTTCTTCTCGCAAACGTTacattgataaggtttctctccagTATGTGTTCTTTCGTGTCTCCTCATATTATACGCTTGTACGAATGTTTTGTCGCAGAAAGAACACCGAtgaggcttctctcctgtatgtattCTCTCATGTTTCTTCAAGTTTCCCGACTCGGTGAACTTCTTGTCGCAGTATTGACATGGATATTTTTTCTCTCCCGTATGTGTTTTTTCGTGTAACTTCAAACTCCAAGAATGAGCAAACAGTTTATTACAGACGATACATTGATGAGGCTTCTCCCCTGTATGTGTCTTTTCGTGCGCCTTCCTACTCTTCCAAAGAGCAAACCTTGTGTCGCAGTAACGACACTGATAAAGCTTCACTCcagtatgtgttctttcatgccGCTTCAAGTTTCCAGACCTAGCAAAGTTCTTGCCACAATAGCTACATTggtaaggtttctctcctgtatgtgttctttcatgtctctTTGCATTCTCAATTTGAGTGAACTGTCTGTCACAATAGCTACATTTTTGAcgaggcttctctcctgtacgTGTTCTCTCATGCCTCGGCAATGTTCTGGAATTAGTCGAAGCTTTGTCACAAGCAAGCGGCACATTGGAATCACTTCTTTGGTAAGGATTCTCTCCTCTATGAAGTGTATCTATTTGTTCCGGTGTTCCTCTTGTTAGTTTCAAATCCTCTGGGGATATTTCTCCATAATTTGATGATTCAGCCTCAGGGTTGCATGGTAGATGTTCCTCAGGATCCCTTTCCTTCTTTACAACATCGTGCTGTCCTACAATTGACGGAGCAATTTGCAATGAGGACTGCCTCTGAAATCCTgagaatacaaacaaaatacaacaaaaattgAAGCAGTCTGCCTTAGTTATTCCTATACAACATAAGATgataaaaccagaatgcaaaaatgcattgtggtttcgatggagtaacatgagcagttttcttcatgaatctcaCGTAATGTATAgcgagggtgtacatgtttacaagggtttcgtgatttgacctctgatgaccccaaatgacctttgacctccaccaaaaacaaaaggctctttaactcaatgtggtacttctacacactaaattagaggttGGCCCAAGCTTCGAGTATTGAGATATCCTGATTACAatgtttccacaatttgacccctggtgaccccaaataatAACCCCAATTTAATAGATATCACAAATAATATCCATTGTCTGACTTCTGAAAACTAGTATTCTCCATCCAAGGTATACTATACCCAAATATTTTATTCTTGGCTCTCGGAAGAAGCAAACAGCTCCACTCAAACACACATGCCTAGATACAAACCATCACCATTAGTACATAGCCAtagatcctttttttttttcccttgacAAGGAATCAACCAGAAAGCCAATAGGCTTAGTGACTACTTGCCGAGTTTTATGAGAACATTTCATATAATAACTGAACACATCACTTTCAAAGGATGAGTAAGACTAAAACCGTGACCTGGTGGTTCGAGATCAAGTCCTCCATGAATTAATAACATATAATAACCGAAACAATCAGAACTGTTTAACTGTATAAATACCTATGTGCATTCTATTTATTCATGAAAGCAACATGCCAGCATCTTCAAATGTTGTAAGACTAagaacaaaacacaaaacaccCCATTACGCAGCAAATATCGCTACAAAATATGCACATTTTGCGCTAAATCTTTTTATAACTTACTAAGTATAGCACTCAGAAAAATCTTACCCatgtcattttgaagaatattgtgTCCTCTTTACAATGATGTGTTGTTATAAATCATGCGTGTGAACTAAACCCCAAACTTTTTAATCTGAAAAGTAAAAACCACTTTGGAAAGCAGTGAACCTCTTCAAAATGTCCCTTTCTGTCAATGTTAACATTGTGCTTTCTGGGAGTGTGATTGCATAACCAATTTCTTTCCTCTATAGTGATTGGAATTCGACTTGATTGGTTAGTATTAAGGCTCAAACTTTTCAACAGCATATGAAGAGCATCGTAAGAAATTTGTGAAGTCCTCCTTTACGCGGCTAATCTGAACACAGTAAAGTGTGCAGCGCTCTCCGGCACAGCAATTTTCGGAGAGTGAAAACCGCAACACTTCCTGTGCGTGCAACAGCATTTAATTCTCCGACAGTGGGCCATTTATAGAGCAAAAGTTTCCAGATGTAAATTATTTACACACTTTCTTTGAAAGTATATATTGAAAGAGTGCTGACAGGAGGGAGCGCTCTAGTCTAGGCAGCAATTACATGCTATGAATGATATGATACACCAAGTGATTGCATTAACACTTACAAGCCAAGGTCATGATCACTGGTTTGTCTGAATTTGTCATTTCACTTGATCTCTGCTGTTTGCAAGAAAGTTCATTACAACGATTGTGTAACAATTTACTACACAATTGTATAAAAACGAAAGGAATGCCTCGACCGTCGAGATTTAATGCATACCGAAGCTTTCAAGTAAAATCATTTAGCCTAGCCTAAGTAAGTTAGGCCTGAGGCAAACAGAACTATTGTGCACAGCTTAATTTGAGTGGTACTTGTTACTGTTACCAGTATTATCCACAGGCGACCCTGGTTCCAATTTTATGGagatttcaaacattttgtatCCTTTGGATCGGTGCCATCGGTATGAATTTAAGCTACTTTTGTGTTAAAGTAAACTGTGGTTCGTGATTCATGGCTTTCGAAATCTTCTTTTCTGCGATTCGTATGTTTTAAAACTGATTTTGATATGACACAGTCGAACAAGGtagcatactcctattagagtctatccATCCACCTGATTGTTCTCCtgtttcaggaaaagtgccaaaaaaacAGCAGGAAAACACCTTTtggacctgttatcaatcattatctcgttttttgtggcttgcatgatgaagagcatgaatggaagtaaaTGTGGTGAGATAATttggtcaattgaggcaattttagacccctataggcctcccaggagcagcgtacgaaaattgtttactattgATTGAAgaagtttgtttacaagtgacgaaaacttccgcaATAGACCTGTTTGAAGGTAGCAGCCAATAACAGCAGACACTAACAGCAGTCAATAGTGTATATATCAACGTTACGCGCGGTTGGAGACTGATGTTTGCACACTGTGACGAGCGCTGGGTACGCTGTGGCGAGAAAGTGGATCCCAGCAGCCACGTAGGGCAGACTATATTAGCAGACATATAACAAGACGGTTCATTTTCTTACCTGTCTAAAAGCGATAATATTTCACCCTACGTATACTGtaaatgtggtgctaaccggacctCTCATCTAGGTCGATATACTGAAGGGAAAACAACTTTAAAATCATAACACATTACTGACGTGCATTCCGCCCTTTCAGAGTGGTCCGTATCTGGGTTACtgactttaaggccacttttggtcgtCAAGAAATCTTTATTACCGATATCAGATATacaccacgtgaaagaggaacctttctacttcaatgtggtgcttACCGGACCGCTCATCTATAGGTCGATAACTCAACTTCATcgattttggagaaaaaaaatctttagaTCATTTTTTACtagatcattacacattacctACATAATGCCCTCTTAGCCGGAGAGGTCCGTATCGGGAATTTATGGCCACTTTTGGACAAGAAATCGGATTTGTTAACGATATCAGAGATACACCACGTGAAAAGGGAACCTTTCTACTTGAATGCGGTGCTAACCGGACCTCTCATCTAGGTCGATAACtgaaattaatcgattttggcAGAAAACAACGTTTAGATCATTTTTTAGATCATTACACATCAGTACGTACACATTGCCCGTTTAGAGAGGttcgtatcggggttaaaaatTGAAgaccacttttggtcaagaaatatTTGTTACCGATATCAGAGATacaccacgtgaaagaggaaccttccTACTTtcatgtggtgctaaccggatcTCTCATCTAGGTCGACAACTCAACTTTATcgattttggaagaaaaaaaatctttagaTCATCTTTTAgatcattacacattattaCATACTGCCCTCCTAGCTGGAGAGGTCCGTATCGTGGTTAAAAATTTGTGGCCACTTTTGGTTAAGAAATCAGATTTGTTACCAATATCAGAGATACACCACGTCAAAGAGGAATCTTTCTACTATAGTGTGGTGCTAGCCGGACTTCGCATATATGTCGATAAATcaattaaattgattttgaaaagaaaaaacaataccTTTCTTATATATGCTAATTGGAACAACACACCCACGACCGCAGTGTCAGTATTGTGCGTTTTGTCTTACTGTCCATTTTCTCTTTAGTGGCTG encodes:
- the LOC139964646 gene encoding uncharacterized protein isoform X1, giving the protein MFEISIKLEPGSPVDNTGFQRQSSLQIAPSIVGQHDVVKKERDPEEHLPCNPEAESSNYGEISPEDLKLTRGTPEQIDTLHRGENPYQRSDSNVPLACDKASTNSRTLPRHERTRTGEKPRQKCSYCDRQFTQIENAKRHERTHTGEKPYQCSYCGKNFARSGNLKRHERTHTGVKLYQCRYCDTRFALWKSRKAHEKTHTGEKPHQCIVCNKLFAHSWSLKLHEKTHTGEKKYPCQYCDKKFTESGNLKKHERIHTGEKPHRCSFCDKTFVQAYNMRRHERTHTGEKPYQCNVCEKKFSASGKLKKHERIHSGEKPHQCALCDKAFLRADNLKRHERIHSEGRSITGTTVAKKFAYSGNLKIHERKHTGEQC
- the LOC139964646 gene encoding uncharacterized protein isoform X2, with the protein product MGFQRQSSLQIAPSIVGQHDVVKKERDPEEHLPCNPEAESSNYGEISPEDLKLTRGTPEQIDTLHRGENPYQRSDSNVPLACDKASTNSRTLPRHERTRTGEKPRQKCSYCDRQFTQIENAKRHERTHTGEKPYQCSYCGKNFARSGNLKRHERTHTGVKLYQCRYCDTRFALWKSRKAHEKTHTGEKPHQCIVCNKLFAHSWSLKLHEKTHTGEKKYPCQYCDKKFTESGNLKKHERIHTGEKPHRCSFCDKTFVQAYNMRRHERTHTGEKPYQCNVCEKKFSASGKLKKHERIHSGEKPHQCALCDKAFLRADNLKRHERIHSEGRSITGTTVAKKFAYSGNLKIHERKHTGEQC